The following nucleotide sequence is from Pseudomonas putida S13.1.2.
GGGCGCAGATGCGCCCTGATACTGTGTTTATTGCAGCGCGTGAGCCTGACGGTGCCTGGCGTGAAATCACCTATGCGCAAATGCTCAGCCAGGTGCGCACCATTGCAACCCACCTGCTGGGCTTTGGCCTGAGCGCCGAGCGGCCGCTGGCGCTGTTTTCCGGCAATGACATCGAGCATCTGCAGATTGCGCTTGGCGCCATGTATGCCGGCATCCCGTATTGCCCGGTATCGCCGGCTTATGCACTGCTGTCGCAGGATTTTGCCAAGCTGCGGCATGTGTGCCAGGTGTTGACCCCCGGCCTGGTGTTCACCACCGATACTCAGCCGTTTTTGCGCGCCTTCGATGCCGTGCTTGATGCGTCGGTACCCGTGGTCAGCATGCGCGGCGAAGCACCGGGGCGTGGGCACTTGAGCTTCGACAGCCTGCTGCAACCCTGCGACACCGCTGCTGGCGATGCAGCGTTTGCCGCAACGGGGCCCGACACCATCGCCAAGTTCCTCTTTACGTCGGGCTCCACCAAACTGCCCAAGGCGGTGATCACTACTCAGCGCATGCTCTGCGCAAACCAGCAGATGTTGCTGCAAACCTTCCCGGTGTTCGCCGAAGAGCCGCCGGTGCTGGTGGACTGGCTGCCCTGGAACCACACCTTTGGCGGCAGCCACAACCTTGGCATCGTGCTGTACAACGGTGGCAGCTTCTACCTGGACGCGGGCAAACCCACCCCGCAAGGCTTCGGCGAAACCTTGCGCAACCTGCGCGAAATCTCGCCAACGGCCTACCTGACCGTGCCCAAGGGCTGGGAAGAACTGGCCAAGGCACTGGAGCAGGACGCCCAGTTGCGTGATGTGTTTTTCGCCCGCATCAAGCTATTTTTCTTCGCCGCAGCGGGCCTGTCGCAAAGCGTGTGGGACCGCCTGGACCGCATCGCCGAGCAGCACTGTGGCGAGCGCATCCGCATGATGGCTGGCCTGGGTATGACCGAAGCGGCGCCGTCCTGCACCTTCACCACCGGGCCGTTGTCGATGGCCGGTTATGTGGGGCTGCCGGCGCCGGGTTGCGAAGTGAAGCTGGTACCCCAGGCCGACAAGCTGGAGGCGCGCTTCCGTGGCCCGCACATCATGCCGGGGTACTGGCGTTCGCCGCAGCAAACCGCCGAGGCCTTTGACGAGGAGGGGTTCTACTGCTCGGGCGATGCACTGAAGCTGGCCAATCTGCAGCAGCCCGAAC
It contains:
- a CDS encoding feruloyl-CoA synthase, which codes for MNTEARLRSSDPGQCPPYRQVSIGHPQVQVSEADGILRMQPVEPLAPLPARLLDRLLHWAQMRPDTVFIAAREPDGAWREITYAQMLSQVRTIATHLLGFGLSAERPLALFSGNDIEHLQIALGAMYAGIPYCPVSPAYALLSQDFAKLRHVCQVLTPGLVFTTDTQPFLRAFDAVLDASVPVVSMRGEAPGRGHLSFDSLLQPCDTAAGDAAFAATGPDTIAKFLFTSGSTKLPKAVITTQRMLCANQQMLLQTFPVFAEEPPVLVDWLPWNHTFGGSHNLGIVLYNGGSFYLDAGKPTPQGFGETLRNLREISPTAYLTVPKGWEELAKALEQDAQLRDVFFARIKLFFFAAAGLSQSVWDRLDRIAEQHCGERIRMMAGLGMTEAAPSCTFTTGPLSMAGYVGLPAPGCEVKLVPQADKLEARFRGPHIMPGYWRSPQQTAEAFDEEGFYCSGDALKLANLQQPEQGLMFDGRIAEDFKLSSGVFVSVGPLRNRAVLEGSPYVQDIVVTAPDRECLGLLVFPRLPECRALAGLPADASDAEVLGSDTVRNWFAAWLARLNRDAQGNASRIEWLALLEEPPSIDAGEITDKGSINQRAVLQRRAAQVDALYRREGPTQLHAQGRP